A genomic stretch from Chryseobacterium sp. SNU WT5 includes:
- a CDS encoding S8 family serine peptidase produces MKRILIAACFITGFTSFAQKAEAPLDPMKDKNLMTWYHQEFSSTNVYGVNTQNAYKYLESKGLKPKTVIVGVLDSGVQVTHPGLVGNMWKNPNEIPNNGKDDDGNGYIDDVHGWNFLGGKNGDVEVDNMEVTRLVKKYQSLFEGPNSTANKANQAKMPEEFSEYMKAKQIFTKKSVEARQNYETYKRIQEMIPMMISMLNGQNLTRDVIGALKPSTQEQSMAASILDQVSRDPAVAGKSPAEVQKFLEKEMKGALDHFEPQATKQYNLDYDPRAEIVGDNYDDYSQKSYGNNHYAGPDAQHGTHVAGIIAGLPNSKEIQYGVGYKTAKIMTVRAVPDGDERDKDVANAIRYAVDNGAKILNMSFGKPVSPGKNYVWDAFKYAEQKGVLLVKAAGNDNENIAENIYFPTNFKSAEDPKPFINNMIVVGASTNDNEFLRADFSNYNKKMVTLFAPGEKIYSTVPKDQYEYLQGTSMASPVVAGAASVLLAYMPNLTPVQVIDSFVKTANKSTVNAMISSNTDNRFDLISEAGGVIDLRKAAEYAFTHYYKPTATKATHAKSQRRAVKTK; encoded by the coding sequence ATGAAAAGAATACTTATTGCAGCTTGCTTTATAACAGGTTTCACATCATTTGCACAGAAAGCAGAAGCGCCATTAGACCCGATGAAAGACAAAAACTTGATGACTTGGTATCATCAGGAATTTTCATCTACAAATGTTTATGGTGTAAATACTCAAAATGCCTATAAATATTTAGAATCCAAAGGTTTAAAACCTAAAACTGTTATTGTAGGAGTTTTAGATAGTGGAGTTCAAGTCACTCATCCTGGTTTAGTTGGAAACATGTGGAAAAATCCAAATGAAATTCCCAATAATGGAAAAGATGATGATGGAAATGGCTATATCGATGATGTTCATGGGTGGAATTTTCTGGGAGGCAAAAACGGCGATGTGGAGGTTGACAATATGGAAGTAACCAGATTGGTTAAAAAATATCAATCTCTGTTTGAAGGTCCAAATTCTACAGCGAACAAAGCGAATCAAGCTAAAATGCCTGAAGAATTTAGCGAATATATGAAAGCGAAACAAATCTTCACGAAGAAAAGTGTAGAGGCGAGACAAAATTATGAGACTTATAAGAGAATCCAAGAGATGATTCCAATGATGATTTCAATGCTAAACGGTCAAAACCTTACACGGGATGTTATTGGAGCGCTTAAACCAAGCACGCAAGAACAATCAATGGCTGCTTCAATTTTAGACCAGGTCAGCAGAGATCCGGCAGTTGCTGGAAAATCTCCTGCTGAAGTACAAAAATTTTTAGAGAAAGAAATGAAAGGTGCTTTGGATCACTTTGAACCTCAGGCTACCAAACAATATAATTTGGATTACGATCCTAGGGCTGAAATCGTTGGTGATAACTATGATGATTATTCTCAGAAGAGTTATGGAAATAATCATTACGCTGGGCCCGACGCGCAACATGGCACACACGTGGCAGGAATTATTGCAGGGTTGCCCAATAGTAAAGAAATTCAATATGGAGTGGGTTATAAAACGGCCAAGATTATGACTGTTCGTGCAGTTCCAGATGGTGATGAAAGAGACAAAGATGTGGCAAATGCAATCCGATATGCGGTAGATAATGGAGCGAAGATCTTAAATATGAGCTTTGGTAAACCAGTTTCTCCAGGTAAAAATTATGTTTGGGATGCATTTAAATATGCAGAACAAAAAGGAGTTCTTTTAGTGAAGGCCGCAGGAAACGATAACGAAAATATAGCAGAAAATATTTATTTTCCAACCAATTTTAAATCAGCAGAAGATCCTAAGCCTTTCATTAACAATATGATTGTAGTTGGTGCATCTACAAATGATAATGAGTTTCTAAGAGCAGATTTCTCAAATTACAATAAAAAAATGGTGACGTTATTTGCCCCAGGAGAGAAAATTTACTCTACGGTTCCAAAAGATCAGTATGAATATCTTCAGGGAACGTCCATGGCTTCCCCGGTAGTTGCTGGTGCAGCATCTGTTCTTTTAGCTTATATGCCTAATCTTACCCCGGTGCAGGTTATCGATTCATTTGTAAAAACAGCAAATAAATCGACGGTAAATGCAATGATTAGTTCAAATACAGATAATAGATTTGATTTAATTTCTGAAGCTGGCGGTGTCATCGATTTACGAAAAGCTGCAGAATATGCTTTTACGCATTATTATAAACCAACGGCTACAAAAGCAACTCATGCGAAATCACAAAGAAGAGCAGTCAAGACTAAATAA
- a CDS encoding WbqC family protein yields MPTLLPVFYLPPISWFSVFLKEDNEIVFEQFETFPKQTFRNRTNIYGANGKLSLIIPIDHSGKRVINELQVSNRDKWRSLHWKSIKTAYQSSPYFDYYEDQLEEIFNFKENSLFQFNLHALKIIQKILKSEKEFTFTKEYIRKPEQLNYREHFSAKHKSPFEMPEYFQSFSEKYGFLEDLSIIDLICNKGPESMTYLKNVRPI; encoded by the coding sequence ATGCCAACTCTACTACCCGTATTTTACCTGCCGCCAATTTCGTGGTTTTCAGTTTTTTTGAAAGAAGACAATGAAATTGTATTTGAGCAGTTCGAGACCTTCCCGAAACAAACTTTTAGAAATAGAACCAATATATATGGAGCTAACGGAAAGTTATCATTGATTATTCCAATTGATCATTCCGGAAAAAGAGTAATTAATGAACTGCAGGTTTCAAATCGTGATAAATGGCGGAGTCTCCATTGGAAGTCGATTAAAACCGCTTATCAAAGTTCTCCTTACTTTGATTATTATGAAGATCAACTTGAAGAAATATTTAATTTTAAAGAAAATTCATTGTTTCAATTTAACCTTCATGCTTTAAAAATCATCCAAAAGATTCTGAAATCCGAAAAGGAATTTACTTTTACAAAAGAATATATAAGAAAGCCTGAACAACTTAATTATCGGGAACATTTTTCTGCCAAACATAAGTCACCTTTCGAAATGCCCGAATATTTTCAGTCATTTTCCGAAAAATATGGCTTTTTGGAAGACCTATCAATAATCGATTTGATTTGTAACAAAGGCCCAGAGTCTATGACCTATCTTAAAAATGTTAGACCAATATAA
- the dapB gene encoding 4-hydroxy-tetrahydrodipicolinate reductase, protein MRIALVGYGKMGKIIDEIASKKGHEIVAKLNENPTVENLNNADVVIEFSNPEVAFQNIKLCLENKIPVVCGTTGWLDQKPEIEEIAKQNNTAFLYGSNFSLGVNLFFSLNEKLAELMKNFPEYNVQIEEIHHTHKKDAPSGTAISLAEGIIKNDKRFDAWKLDETQNKELGIFAIREDEVPGTHSIYYKSEVDEIEIKHTAFNRNGFAVGAVIAAEWIIGKKGNFSMNDVLFNKS, encoded by the coding sequence ATGAGAATAGCACTTGTTGGTTACGGGAAAATGGGTAAAATCATTGATGAGATTGCTTCAAAAAAAGGTCATGAAATTGTTGCAAAACTTAATGAGAACCCAACTGTTGAAAATCTGAATAATGCAGATGTTGTTATTGAGTTCTCTAATCCAGAGGTCGCTTTTCAAAATATCAAACTTTGTTTGGAAAATAAAATTCCAGTAGTATGTGGAACTACGGGTTGGTTAGATCAGAAACCGGAGATAGAAGAGATCGCTAAACAAAATAATACTGCTTTTTTATATGGTTCTAATTTTTCCTTAGGAGTAAATCTGTTTTTCTCTTTAAATGAGAAATTGGCAGAATTGATGAAGAATTTCCCTGAATATAACGTGCAAATTGAAGAAATTCACCACACCCATAAAAAAGATGCACCCAGTGGTACTGCCATTTCCTTAGCAGAAGGAATTATTAAAAATGACAAGAGATTTGATGCCTGGAAATTAGATGAAACCCAAAATAAGGAATTAGGAATTTTCGCCATCCGAGAAGATGAAGTTCCCGGCACGCATAGCATATATTATAAAAGTGAAGTTGACGAGATCGAAATAAAACACACGGCTTTCAATCGAAATGGCTTCGCTGTGGGAGCAGTGATTGCTGCAGAATGGATCATAGGAAAAAAAGGAAATTTCTCGATGAACGATGTGCTTTTCAACAAATCTTAA
- a CDS encoding adenylosuccinate synthase — MATYVVVGLQYGDEGKGKITDVLSAKSDYVVRFQGGDNAGHTVYVGEEKFVLHLLPSGVLQCKGKCVIGNGVVVNPKSFLREIAQIEEKGMRTDHVFISRRAHVIMPYHILLDTYREEEEGGTQIGTTKKGIGPCYEDKIARVGIRMVDLLNPEVLAEKIKKSLKTKNSLFEKYFEKPTLEFDEIYNEFLALGETLKDRIVDTEVELNQAIHNGKNILFEGAQAAMLDIDFGTYPYVTSSSPTTGGVCAGAGVPPTSLQNLIGVAKAYTTRVGNGPFPTELNDETGAEMRRIGHEFGATTGRPRRCGWLDLVSLKHATMINGINNLVITKLDVLSGMPTLKIATKYKTEDGKIIDYFTSSTTKLYNYEPMYEELEGWTEDITQARSYDELPANAKKYIEFIENYLGINVYLVSVGPERSQNIIRKELF, encoded by the coding sequence ATGGCAACTTACGTTGTGGTTGGTCTTCAATATGGTGATGAAGGCAAAGGTAAAATTACGGATGTACTTTCTGCGAAATCAGATTATGTAGTACGCTTCCAAGGTGGTGACAATGCAGGACATACTGTATATGTTGGCGAAGAAAAATTTGTTTTGCACTTGCTTCCATCGGGAGTTTTACAATGTAAAGGGAAGTGTGTAATCGGTAATGGAGTCGTAGTAAATCCTAAATCCTTTTTGAGAGAAATTGCTCAAATTGAGGAAAAAGGAATGCGTACTGATCATGTTTTCATCAGCAGAAGAGCTCATGTGATCATGCCATATCATATTTTGCTTGACACTTATCGTGAGGAAGAAGAAGGAGGAACACAGATCGGAACCACCAAAAAAGGAATTGGTCCTTGTTATGAAGATAAGATTGCTAGAGTGGGAATTAGAATGGTTGATCTACTAAACCCAGAGGTTTTAGCCGAGAAAATTAAAAAAAGTCTGAAAACTAAAAATTCGCTTTTTGAAAAGTATTTTGAAAAACCAACTTTAGAATTTGATGAAATTTATAATGAGTTTTTAGCACTTGGCGAAACATTAAAAGATAGAATTGTAGATACCGAAGTAGAATTGAATCAAGCAATTCATAATGGTAAAAATATTTTATTTGAAGGTGCACAAGCTGCAATGTTAGATATTGATTTTGGAACGTATCCTTACGTGACCTCTTCGTCACCAACAACAGGCGGTGTTTGTGCAGGAGCTGGAGTTCCACCAACAAGCCTTCAGAACTTAATTGGTGTTGCAAAAGCATACACCACAAGAGTTGGAAACGGTCCTTTTCCTACAGAGCTAAACGATGAAACAGGAGCGGAAATGAGAAGGATAGGTCACGAATTTGGTGCTACAACTGGAAGACCTAGAAGATGTGGTTGGCTTGATTTGGTTTCATTGAAACATGCAACTATGATTAATGGAATCAACAATTTGGTAATTACCAAACTTGACGTGTTATCAGGTATGCCCACTCTGAAAATTGCGACAAAATATAAAACGGAGGACGGAAAAATTATTGATTATTTTACATCATCTACTACTAAGCTGTATAACTACGAGCCAATGTATGAAGAGTTGGAAGGATGGACAGAAGATATTACACAAGCTAGAAGTTATGATGAACTGCCTGCAAATGCGAAGAAGTATATAGAATTTATCGAAAATTACTTAGGAATCAACGTGTATTTGGTTTCAGTAGGACCAGAGAGAAGTCAAAATATTATTAGAAAAGAATTATTTTAA
- a CDS encoding lipocalin family protein: MKNLLLAGIIGAAMTVSCSTAKTAQSNKAEFLKLKGDWQITSVNYDKNFKVKPFDEGADAQCFVGSNWRLIPNNWSGSYTINGGGSCPSVIQPIKFEVVNGNEFKFKKMLEGTKAKAVTVGYTLNLISQTEDQFTLEQNVPSNGENVRIVYNFERTSLK; this comes from the coding sequence ATGAAAAATTTACTACTAGCTGGAATTATTGGAGCAGCGATGACTGTTTCTTGTTCCACAGCAAAAACAGCGCAGTCTAACAAAGCAGAGTTTTTAAAATTGAAAGGTGATTGGCAAATTACAAGTGTTAATTATGACAAAAATTTCAAAGTGAAACCTTTTGATGAAGGAGCAGACGCTCAATGCTTTGTTGGTAGTAACTGGAGGTTAATTCCAAATAACTGGTCAGGCTCTTATACGATTAATGGAGGTGGTAGTTGCCCTAGTGTTATTCAGCCTATTAAATTTGAGGTGGTAAATGGTAATGAATTTAAATTCAAAAAAATGTTAGAAGGTACAAAAGCGAAAGCTGTAACTGTTGGATATACTTTGAATTTAATTAGTCAAACTGAAGATCAATTTACTCTTGAACAAAACGTTCCTTCTAATGGAGAAAATGTACGAATTGTATATAACTTCGAAAGAACATCATTGAAATAA
- a CDS encoding ParB/RepB/Spo0J family partition protein, giving the protein MKDKKRAMGRGLGAILSAESKASVNSATDEGADKFVGNIMEVALDDIDPNISQPRTYFDEKALNDLAQSIKTLGVIQPITLRKDGNRFEIISGERRFRASKIAGLKSVPAYIRLVNDQELLEMALVENIQREDLDAIEIALTYQRLLEEIGLTQENLSQRVGKERSTITNSIRLLRLDPAYQNAIRSGEISAGHGRALISVEDGKMQQDLFNKILKNNLSVRQTEAEASLLKEPKATTKKIPTQLPNNFKKAEKNLADILAVKVEIKGSANGKKGKIVLDFKNEEELEQILSHFK; this is encoded by the coding sequence ATGAAAGATAAGAAAAGAGCAATGGGACGTGGTTTGGGAGCAATCCTAAGTGCAGAATCGAAAGCTTCTGTGAATTCCGCTACCGATGAAGGAGCAGATAAATTTGTGGGAAATATTATGGAAGTTGCTCTGGACGATATCGATCCGAATATTTCCCAACCTCGTACTTATTTTGATGAAAAGGCGCTGAATGATTTGGCGCAATCTATTAAAACACTAGGGGTAATTCAACCGATTACGCTTAGAAAAGATGGCAATAGATTTGAAATTATTTCCGGTGAACGACGTTTCAGAGCAAGTAAAATTGCTGGTCTTAAAAGCGTTCCAGCATATATTCGGTTGGTTAATGATCAAGAGCTTCTGGAAATGGCGTTGGTTGAAAACATCCAGAGAGAAGATTTAGATGCGATAGAAATTGCGCTCACTTATCAGCGACTGTTGGAAGAAATTGGCTTGACTCAGGAGAATCTTAGTCAGCGAGTTGGCAAAGAACGTAGTACAATCACGAATTCTATAAGATTATTGCGTTTGGATCCTGCTTATCAAAATGCGATCAGAAGCGGTGAGATTTCTGCCGGACACGGTAGAGCACTTATCAGTGTAGAAGATGGAAAAATGCAACAGGACCTGTTCAATAAAATATTAAAGAATAATCTTAGCGTTCGGCAGACCGAGGCCGAAGCAAGTTTATTAAAAGAGCCAAAAGCAACAACGAAAAAAATACCTACACAACTTCCTAATAATTTTAAGAAAGCAGAGAAAAACTTAGCGGATATTCTTGCGGTAAAAGTTGAGATTAAAGGGTCTGCAAATGGAAAAAAAGGAAAAATAGTGTTGGATTTCAAAAATGAAGAAGAATTGGAACAGATTCTTTCACACTTTAAATAA
- a CDS encoding energy transducer TonB has translation MKKLLENKEFQLDEILFENRNKSYGAFAIRSDADFILTKAMFLGIGIFAMVAVTPLVINAFHTTQPTEAPGPPPVFDLTPVDPVEIPPVAQVIPPSKPLINSVDSRTVTPTRDPKVQTVMPKQSEYKDAVLGTEKVTGEPPVINYQPPVIRTVPGNGSELSTPKPVDNSPKTKVDVEASFMGGIDAFRNKVISNFDTSLMGGTNEVVKTTIVFIVERDGTISDVKASGINGDFNRAAEKTIKSIRGKWIPAKVNGENVRSYFKFPISMQFE, from the coding sequence ATGAAAAAGTTACTTGAAAACAAAGAGTTTCAGTTGGATGAAATTCTTTTTGAAAACAGAAACAAAAGTTATGGCGCTTTTGCAATTAGGAGTGATGCGGATTTTATCCTGACAAAGGCAATGTTCTTAGGAATTGGTATTTTCGCCATGGTTGCGGTTACGCCTTTAGTTATAAATGCATTTCATACCACACAGCCTACTGAAGCTCCTGGTCCTCCACCAGTTTTTGATTTAACTCCTGTTGATCCAGTAGAAATTCCACCGGTGGCTCAGGTGATTCCGCCTTCTAAACCATTAATTAATTCAGTAGATTCTAGAACAGTAACCCCAACTAGAGATCCTAAAGTACAAACAGTAATGCCAAAGCAATCAGAATACAAAGATGCTGTTCTTGGCACAGAAAAAGTGACGGGTGAACCTCCTGTCATTAATTATCAGCCACCAGTTATCCGCACGGTTCCTGGTAACGGTTCTGAATTATCAACGCCGAAACCTGTGGACAACAGTCCGAAAACTAAGGTTGATGTTGAGGCTAGCTTTATGGGTGGGATTGATGCATTCCGGAATAAAGTGATTAGCAATTTTGACACTTCTTTGATGGGCGGAACCAACGAGGTTGTAAAAACTACCATTGTGTTTATTGTTGAAAGAGATGGAACAATAAGTGATGTGAAAGCTTCAGGAATAAATGGAGATTTTAATCGTGCTGCGGAGAAAACCATAAAATCTATAAGAGGGAAATGGATTCCTGCCAAAGTAAATGGGGAGAATGTCAGAAGTTATTTTAAGTTCCCAATTTCAATGCAATTTGAATAA
- the hpt gene encoding hypoxanthine phosphoribosyltransferase, translating to MQVVKIHDKEFVPYLKNDEIQSLIKDLAQKVYEDYKDETPVFIGVLNGVIMFFSDFLKHYPGKCEIAFIQMSSYAGGLQSTGIVYKKMDLTKEVEGRHIILMEDIIDTGNTIESLFEYFKNTQRPKSLRVASLLLKPDVYKKEFTIDYVAKEIPNKFVLGYGLDYDELGRNLPDLYQLSEGRINH from the coding sequence ATGCAAGTAGTTAAAATTCACGACAAAGAATTCGTTCCATATCTTAAAAACGACGAAATTCAATCCCTAATTAAAGATCTGGCCCAAAAAGTCTACGAAGATTACAAAGATGAAACACCAGTTTTCATTGGAGTATTAAACGGAGTAATTATGTTCTTTTCTGATTTCCTGAAGCATTACCCTGGTAAATGTGAAATCGCGTTTATCCAAATGAGTTCGTATGCGGGAGGATTACAGTCTACTGGAATTGTTTATAAAAAAATGGACTTGACCAAAGAAGTTGAAGGGCGACACATTATCTTAATGGAAGATATTATCGACACTGGAAATACGATTGAAAGTCTGTTTGAATATTTTAAAAATACACAACGACCTAAATCTTTAAGAGTAGCATCTTTATTATTAAAGCCAGATGTTTACAAAAAAGAATTTACAATCGATTATGTGGCAAAAGAAATCCCAAACAAATTTGTCTTAGGTTACGGCCTTGATTATGATGAGTTAGGTAGAAATCTTCCAGATTTGTATCAATTGTCGGAAGGAAGAATAAATCACTAA
- the lepB gene encoding signal peptidase I, translating to MDYFLTYSVYVIILSLLMGISTWKLFKKMGYNPIFAFIPFYNYFIILKETQHTKWWAVLAYIPIVGPIMMTVFHLFLMKHFGKSTLVQKLLTIILPFIYLAVVNYSKDPEIAKEDDLYLTEEEKQSKKKETFVGSITFAVVFATIIHIFVTQPFGIPTGSMERTLLVGDFLFVNKWTYGYRMPMRPVAIPFLQGTIMDTGVKGNPKDDPKSYVEAVKLPYLRLLQTKKPQRNDIVVFNYPQDSVHVATDRKDPYVKRCVAVAGDVLEMRAGRLFVNGKPETILGDQQKQHKYIATTGSQLDIPALYKQYGFLPVQEVQTQNGFLYDFQGLTDQTAKEIKQLPQIIDLKEHIWDKDSAAVSYKVNAARDAYTKHIDTTQSIFPINKKWNQDWYGPLTIPKKGDVITLNQETLPEYRWIISEYEHHHLENKDGKIYIDGKESTQYTIQQDYYMMIGDNRDASLDARFFGFVPEENIVGSPMFTWLSVEGLFADSGSTYQADGKRIRWDRMFKATNTGELHKTSYWWVAAIILLLFFGWDFIMKIFRKKKEEEN from the coding sequence ATGGATTACTTTCTTACTTATTCAGTTTACGTTATAATTCTCTCATTATTGATGGGGATCTCTACTTGGAAACTTTTCAAAAAAATGGGTTACAATCCAATTTTTGCATTCATTCCATTCTATAACTACTTCATTATTTTAAAAGAAACACAGCACACCAAATGGTGGGCAGTTTTAGCTTATATTCCAATTGTCGGACCCATTATGATGACGGTTTTTCATTTGTTTTTAATGAAACATTTTGGGAAATCCACACTTGTGCAGAAACTACTGACCATTATTCTTCCGTTTATTTATTTGGCGGTCGTCAATTATTCAAAAGATCCTGAAATTGCCAAAGAAGATGATCTATATTTAACAGAGGAAGAAAAACAATCCAAAAAGAAAGAAACCTTTGTAGGTTCCATCACTTTTGCGGTAGTTTTTGCGACAATCATTCATATTTTTGTAACCCAACCATTCGGGATCCCAACCGGTTCTATGGAAAGAACATTATTGGTCGGTGATTTCTTATTTGTAAACAAATGGACTTATGGATACAGAATGCCAATGCGTCCTGTAGCGATCCCTTTTTTACAGGGAACCATTATGGATACAGGTGTGAAAGGAAATCCCAAAGATGATCCCAAATCTTATGTAGAAGCAGTAAAATTACCTTACCTAAGATTGCTGCAAACTAAGAAACCGCAAAGAAATGATATTGTTGTCTTCAATTATCCACAGGATTCAGTACATGTTGCAACAGATAGAAAAGATCCGTATGTAAAAAGATGTGTTGCAGTTGCAGGGGATGTTCTGGAGATGAGAGCGGGGCGACTTTTCGTAAACGGGAAGCCAGAAACTATTTTAGGAGATCAACAAAAACAACATAAATATATTGCAACTACTGGAAGCCAACTGGATATTCCGGCATTATACAAGCAATACGGTTTTTTACCAGTGCAGGAAGTTCAAACTCAAAATGGATTTTTATATGATTTCCAGGGATTAACAGATCAAACTGCCAAAGAAATTAAGCAGCTTCCACAGATTATCGACCTCAAAGAACATATTTGGGATAAAGATTCTGCGGCTGTTTCTTATAAAGTAAATGCTGCCAGAGACGCTTACACCAAACATATAGATACCACACAATCCATCTTCCCTATTAATAAAAAATGGAATCAGGATTGGTACGGACCATTAACAATTCCGAAAAAAGGTGATGTTATAACTTTAAATCAAGAAACTTTACCTGAATATCGATGGATCATTTCTGAATATGAGCATCATCATTTAGAAAATAAAGATGGAAAAATTTATATTGATGGCAAAGAATCTACGCAATATACCATTCAACAGGATTATTATATGATGATTGGTGACAATCGCGATGCTTCTTTGGATGCAAGATTTTTCGGTTTTGTTCCGGAAGAAAATATTGTGGGTTCACCCATGTTTACATGGTTAAGTGTAGAAGGTTTATTTGCAGATAGCGGATCAACCTATCAGGCAGATGGTAAAAGGATTCGTTGGGACAGAATGTTCAAGGCTACCAACACCGGGGAATTGCACAAAACATCTTATTGGTGGGTTGCAGCGATCATTCTTTTGTTATTCTTCGGCTGGGATTTCATCATGAAAATATTTAGAAAGAAGAAAGAAGAAGAGAATTAA
- a CDS encoding ParA family protein, with protein sequence MAKIIGVANQKGGVGKTTTAVNLAAALGVLEKKVLIIDADPQANATSGLGIEDANYSTYHILEHSVDVEKCIQKTASPNLDIIPSHIDLVAAEIELVDRENREYMLKKALQPIKANYDYIIIDCAPSLGLITMNALTAADSVIIPIQCEYFALEGLGKLLNTIKNVQNIHNKDLDIEGLLLTMFDSRLRLSNQVVEEVHLHFPEMVFETIISRNVRLSEAPSFGESILNYDAESKGAIQYLQLAEEVLLKNENLINS encoded by the coding sequence ATGGCTAAAATTATCGGAGTTGCTAATCAGAAAGGTGGAGTCGGAAAGACTACCACTGCAGTAAATCTTGCAGCAGCTTTAGGTGTTCTGGAAAAGAAAGTGTTAATTATTGATGCTGATCCGCAAGCAAATGCGACTTCTGGTTTAGGAATAGAAGATGCAAATTATTCTACCTATCATATCTTAGAGCATAGCGTAGATGTAGAGAAGTGTATCCAGAAAACAGCATCTCCAAATCTTGATATCATTCCTTCCCATATTGATTTAGTAGCAGCCGAAATTGAATTGGTAGATCGAGAAAATCGGGAATACATGCTTAAAAAAGCGTTACAGCCAATTAAGGCGAACTATGATTATATCATTATCGACTGTGCGCCAAGTTTAGGTTTGATTACAATGAATGCATTAACTGCAGCGGATTCTGTAATTATTCCAATTCAGTGTGAGTATTTTGCTCTTGAAGGTTTAGGGAAATTATTGAATACCATAAAAAATGTTCAGAATATTCATAATAAAGATTTAGATATTGAAGGCTTGCTTTTAACGATGTTTGATTCTCGTTTGCGATTATCTAATCAAGTTGTAGAAGAGGTTCATCTCCATTTTCCAGAAATGGTTTTTGAGACAATTATTAGCAGGAATGTCCGTTTAAGTGAAGCACCAAGTTTTGGCGAAAGTATTTTAAATTACGATGCCGAAAGTAAAGGAGCAATTCAATACCTTCAGTTAGCCGAAGAAGTATTGTTGAAAAATGAAAATTTAATCAATTCTTAA
- a CDS encoding DUF5683 domain-containing protein: protein MQRLTSLFLILFSIQIFAQIGPKDTIRVENYPKDSVSTKRAPSDIEVLSDLKEANAPAKEMKFNPTKAGLYSAILPGLGQYYNRKYWKIPIVWGAIGTGVGVTLWNQRQYNRYREAFIAQLNGQQHEFSDIPGVTKEALGRTQDRAKRQRDYAIAITSLVYILNIVDAVVDAHLYEGRKDPDLALKPTIIFDEFGKTNSKAGLSLSYNF from the coding sequence ATGCAAAGACTAACTTCTTTATTTTTAATATTATTTTCAATTCAGATCTTCGCCCAAATTGGTCCGAAAGACACCATACGTGTAGAAAATTATCCCAAGGATTCGGTTTCTACTAAACGGGCACCATCAGATATTGAAGTTCTTTCTGATTTGAAAGAAGCAAATGCACCTGCCAAAGAAATGAAATTTAATCCCACAAAAGCGGGCTTATATTCTGCCATTCTTCCAGGTTTAGGACAATATTATAACAGAAAATATTGGAAAATTCCTATTGTTTGGGGAGCGATTGGAACAGGTGTAGGAGTTACATTGTGGAATCAAAGACAGTACAATCGTTATAGAGAAGCATTTATTGCACAACTAAATGGGCAACAGCATGAGTTTTCTGATATTCCGGGCGTAACAAAAGAAGCTTTGGGAAGAACGCAGGATCGGGCGAAAAGACAACGTGATTACGCCATTGCAATTACCAGCCTGGTTTATATCTTGAATATTGTGGATGCTGTCGTAGATGCACATTTATATGAAGGTAGAAAAGATCCAGATTTGGCTTTGAAACCCACTATTATTTTTGACGAATTTGGAAAGACTAATTCAAAAGCTGGTCTAAGTTTAAGTTATAACTTTTAA